One Lutzomyia longipalpis isolate SR_M1_2022 chromosome 4, ASM2433408v1 DNA segment encodes these proteins:
- the LOC129794838 gene encoding zinc finger protein with KRAB and SCAN domains 1-like codes for MNFSPFGGHFPGTIPGIHQFAASGALVSTSAPDNVNRYHSSNVNIPHFNQPHAPILGKFRPDDVNNMNKYNGHTNQYSTPYSQDGQSVTDKQQRGGTSSSVSYPQTTLSGSVGQQPPEIPQQQTDAKRVLQNVNPSWQSLTPSSAVADYLSHLPASTLPLSLHHFLKYSAESIKKESQNPLSSQNLNNLGAGLLPPNNTNLNHQSQHQQQAHQQQTQQSHQQTGNTNTNDHAQQQTNAPATTGTKKKKKKKAPKPPKEKKPRPKPGEIRLTTALDGSTLFCCPECQMAYPERGLLEQHLVGHNLERRFICDICNAALKRKDHLTRHKQSHNPERPFVCTICLKAFKRKEQLTLHFVIHSGEKRHICNECGKGFYRKDHLRKHTRSHIARRVKAELSQQNQPAGGGGGGGGAQGGVVPNMQQQPYPLAGNQAPSGQQTPQAGHHNGQPQGSGGHQQSPCLS; via the exons atgaatttttcaccatttggCGGCCATTTTCCCGGTACAATCCCGGGGATACATCAATTTGCCGCATCGGGTGCTCTGGTGTCCACCTCAGCTCCGGACAATGTGAATCGCTATCACTCCAGCAATGTTAACATACCCCACTTTAATCAGCCACACGCACCAATCCTAGGAAAATTCCGGCCCGATGATGTGAACAACATGAACAAGTACAACGGGCATACGAACCAATATTCAACACCCTACTCCCAGGATGGGCAGTCAGTTACGGATAAGCAGCAACGTGGTGGAACGTCGTCCAGTGTTTCCTATCCCCAAACAACCCTTTCGGGGTCTGTGGGGCAACAACCACCTGAAATACCTCAA CAACAAACCGATGCGAAGCGTGTCCTCCAGAATGTCAATCCCAGCTGGCAATCCCTAACACCGAGTTCCGCCGTCGCTGACTACCTGTCCCATTTGCCTGCCAGCACACTGCCGCTGAGTCTTCATCATTTCCTCAAATATTCCGCTGAAAGCATCAAGAAGGAATCACAGAATCCACTGAGT TCGCAGAATCTCAATAATCTCGGTGCTGGTCTTTTGCCGCCCAACAACACCAACCTCAATCATCAGTCGCAGCATCAGCAGCAGGCGCATCAGCAGCAAACGCAGCAGAGTCATCAGCAGACGGGCAATACAAATACCAATGATCATGCGCAACAGCAGACCAATGCACCAGCAACAACGGGTacgaaaaagaagaagaagaagaaggcacCGAAACCACCAAAG GAAAAAAAGCCTCGTCCAAAACCCGGAGAAATTCGTCTTACAACCGCCCTCGATGGGAGTACACTCTTCTGCTGTCCTGAGTGTCAGATGGCGTATCCAGAGCGTGGTTTGCTGGAGCAACATTTAGTGGGTCACAATCTTGAACGACG ATTCATCTGTGACATTTGCAATGCAGCCCTTAAGCGCAAAGATCACCTCACGCGTCACAAGCAAAGCCACAACCCTGAGCGTCCCTTTGTCTGTACAATCTGCCTCAAAGCGTTCAAGCGCAAGGAGCAACTAACGCTGCACTTTGTCATCCATTCCGGTGAGAAGAGGCACATTTGCAATGAATGCGGCAAAGGCTTCTACCGCAAGGATCACCTGCGGAAGCATACGCGTTCGCACATTGCCAGGCGCGTCAAGGCGGAGCTGAGTCAGCAGAATCAACCAGCTggcgggggtgggggtggtggtggtgcacAGGGTGGTGTGGTGCCCAACATGCAGCAGCAACCCTACCCGCTTGCTGGCAATCAAGCACCAAGTGGGCAACAGACGCCACAGGCTGGACATCACAATGGGCAACCGCAGGGCAGCGGTGGGCATCAGCAATCACCGTGTTTGTCCTAA